In the Cheilinus undulatus linkage group 19, ASM1832078v1, whole genome shotgun sequence genome, one interval contains:
- the rmdn1 gene encoding regulator of microtubule dynamics protein 1 — translation MAGLVLTRCVSRTLLTAPRAKCVKVRGTTRNYWTALRRNTAALTCGGAAVFLGLPTLSCLLYEAKLRVQRSAVIFALEKEEVLEQADYLYSCAETEKLYQLLLQYKNSDDTQFLWRLARASRDLSLMPDMEGERKKQLVYEAFEYAKKALEKDDQSFAAHKWYAICISDVGDYEGVKVKIGNSYLIRQHLERAIELNPKDATSLHILGYWCFAFAELPWYQRKVAAVIFASPPTSTYEEALGFFLKAEEVDPNFYSKNMLMLGKTYMAMKDKEKALHWLTKAKEYPPHTHEDKEVHKEAIDLLKKLT, via the exons ATGGCTGGACTGGTGCTAACTCGGTGTGTGAGCAGGACTTTACTGACCGCACCTAGAGCAAAATGCGTCAAAGTCAGAGGGACAACCCGGAACTACTGGACTGCTTTAAGGAGGAACACTGCTGCTCTAACT TGTGGGGGAGCTGCAGTCTTCCTCGGGCTTCCTACTCTATCCTGTCTGCTTTATGAAGCCAAGCTTAGAGTTCAGCGCTCAGCTGTCATTTTCGCATTGGAAAAAG AGGAGGTGTTGGAGCAGGCTGACTACCTGTACAGCTGTGCAGAGACAGAGAAGCTGtatcagctgctgctgcagtacaAGAACAG TGATGACACACAGTTCCTATGGAGGCTCGCCCGGGCGTCTCGTGACCTCTCTCTGATGCCTGATATGGAGGGTGAGCGGAAGAAGCAGCTTGTGTACGAGGCCTTTGAATATGCAAAGAAAGCGCTGGAGAAGGATGACCAGAGTTTTGCAGCCCACAAA TGGTACGCCATATGTATCAGTGACGTTGGAGATTATGAAGGAGTCAAGGTGAAAATTGGAAATTCCTACTTAATCAGACAACATCTGGAG AGAGCCATCGAGCTGAATCCCAAAGATGCCACCTCCTTACACATCTTGGGTTACTG gtgttttgcaTTTGCCGAGCTGCCGTGGTATCAGCGTAAAGTTGCTGCTGTCATTTTTGCTTCGCCCCCAACGTCCACGTATGAGGAG gCACTGGGGTTTTTCCTGAAAGCTGAGGAAG TTGATCCAAACTTCTACAGTAAAAACATGCTGATGCTGGGGAAGACTTACATGGCAATGAAGGACAAAGAGAAAGCTCTGCACTGGTTAACCAAAGCTAAAGAGTATCCTCCTCACACACACGAGGACAAAGAG GTCCATAAAGAAGCCATAGACCTCCTGAAGAAGCTGACATAA